The following proteins come from a genomic window of Sorghum bicolor cultivar BTx623 chromosome 3, Sorghum_bicolor_NCBIv3, whole genome shotgun sequence:
- the LOC8085393 gene encoding KH domain-containing protein SPIN1: protein MEALMATDKCFSPARAMSPMPIMRPTPTPSPEHASQYLEDLLQEQQKLGPFMQVLPICGRLLNQEIMRISNLLSNSGVRGNERLPPIASPNHMHPLPRVPNFCGNGFGPWNGMHPERNGFPRGAMGWQGAVQNHSSYIVKKIVRLEVPTEAYPNFNFIGRLLGPRGHSLKRVEATTGCRVFIRGKGSIKDPVKEEQLKGRPGYEHLGDPTHILIEAELPADVIDARLTQAQEILEELLKPVDESQDNIKRQQLRELAMLNSVYREDSPHQNGSASPFSNGGTKQ, encoded by the exons ATGGAGGCGCTGATGGCCACGGACAAATGCTTCTCCCCGGCCAGGGCGATGTCCCCGATGCCGATTATGAGGCCCACTCCCACTCCATCACCAGAACATGCCAG TCAGTATCTGGAGGACTTGTTGCAGGAGCAACAGAAGCTCGGGCCCTTCATGCAGGTGCTCCCAATCTGCGGCAGGCTGTTGAATCAAG AGATAATGAGAATATCAAACCTGCTTTCTAACTCTGGAGTTAGAGGAAATGAGAGGTTGCCACCAATTGCAAGTCCAAACCACATGCATCCATTGCCCCGTGTACCTAATTTCTGTGGAAACGGTTTCGGTCCGTGGAATGGGATGCATCCTGAG AGAAATGGTTTTCCTAGGGGAGCCATGGGCTGGCAAGGTGCCGTACAGAACCATTCCTCCTACATTGTCAAGAAGATCGTGCGATTGGAAGTTCCAACAGAGGCTTACCCCAAT TTTAACTTCATTGGCCGTCTGCTTGGTCCGAGGGGACACTCACTAAAGAGAGTTGAAGCTACTACAGGCTGCCGTGTTTTCATCAGAGGGAAGGGCTCCATAAAAGATCCTGTGAAA GAGGAACAGCTCAAGGGAAGGCCTGGCTATGAACACTTGGGTGATCCAACACATATCTTAATTGAGGCTGAATTACCTGCTGATGTTATTGATGCTAGACTGACACAAGCACAGGAGATACTAGAGGAGTTGCTGAAACCAGTG GATGAGTCACAAGACAACATCAAGAGACAACAACTTCGAGAACTTGCCATGTTGAACTCCGTATACCGAGAGGATAGCCCGCATCAGAACGGCAGTGCCTCTCCGTTCAGCAATGGTGGCACAAAACAGTGA
- the LOC8055301 gene encoding WUSCHEL-related homeobox 8, producing the protein MEWGDRAKASAAAAAAAAAAAAADERSAVGEGLGGYVKVMTDEQMEVLRKQISIYATICEQLVDMHRTLTEHQDTIAGMRFSNLYCDPLIIPGGHKITARQRWQPTPMQLQILENIFDQGNGTPSKQKIKEITAELSHHGQISETNVYNWFQNRRARSKRKQAASLPNNAESEAEVDEESLTDKKPKSDRPLQDHKAMGAHSADRISGMHHFDTDHDQIGGMMYGCNDNGLRSSGSSGQMSFYENIMSNPRIDHFPGKVESSRSFPHLQHGEGFDMFG; encoded by the exons ATGGAGTGGGGGGACAGGGCcaaggcctccgccgccgccgccgcagcagcagcagcggcggcggcagcagacGAGAGGTCCGCGGTAGGTGAAGGACTCGGGGGATACGTCAAGGTCATGACTGACGAACAGATGGAGGTGCTCCGCAAGCAGATCTCCATCTACGCCACCATCTGCGAGCAGCTTGTCGACATGCACCGCACCCTGACCGAGCACCAGGACACCATTGCAG GAATGAGGTTTAGCAATCTGTACTGTGATCCTCTAATTATCCCAGGAGGTCACAAGATCACAGCAAGGCAACGATGGCAACCAACACCAATGCAGCTGCAGATCTTGGAGAACATCTTTGACCAAGGCAATGGAACACCAAGCAAGCAGAAGATAAAAGAGATAACAGCAGAGCTCTCGCACCATGGCCAAATCTCGGAGACAAATGTTTACAACTGGTTTCAGAACAGACGGGCACGGTCAAAGCGGAAGCAGGCTGCTTCTTTACCAAACAATGCTGAATCTGAAGCTGAGGTGGATGAGGAGTCTCTCACCGACAAGAAGCCGAAGTCAGATAGGCCGCTCCAGGATCACAAGGCTATGGGCGCTCACAGTGCTGACAGGATCTCAGGGATGCATCACTTCGACACAGATCATGACCAAATCGGTGGCATGATGTATGGATGCAATGACAATGGCTTGAGATCGTCTGGCAGTTCAGGCCAGATGTCCTTCTACGAGAACATCATGTCGAATCCAA GAATCGATCATTTCCCGGGGAAGGTGGAGAGCTCCCGGAGCTTCCCCCATCTCCAACACGGTGAAGGCTTTGACATGTTTGGATGA
- the LOC8055302 gene encoding probable LRR receptor-like serine/threonine-protein kinase At1g06840 isoform X1 — protein sequence MANLGGMLYAVILLVLCTCYVDVTRGQTTDPTEVSALKAIKSSLVDPSNKLKNWGSGDPCTSNWTGIICNKIPSDSYLHVTEIQLFKMNLSGTLAPEIGLLSQLKQLDFMWNNLTGNIPKEVGNITTLKLITLNGNLLSGSLPEEIGYLKNLNRLQIDENNISGPIPKSFANLTSIKHLHMNNNSLSGQIPSELSGLPALLHLLVDNNNLSGPLPPELADTRSLEILQADNNNFSGNSIPAEYSNIRTLVKLSLRNCSLQGAVPDLSAIRNFGYLDLSWNQLNGSIPTNRLASNITTIDLSHNFLQGTIPSTFSGLPNLQFLSVHGNLINGSVPPTIWSNITFTENRTLVLDFQNNSLDAIPSAFEPPEAVTVLLYGNPVCTTSNAARAANLCQPTSVNETTSGEGKQVSTTCTPCPTDHEYNPASPIPCLCAVPLGVGFRLKSPAISDFLPYKEAFENDLTSLLELRVYQLYIERYIREPGPRVNTHLKLFPNNTNLFNMAEVLRLREVLAGWQITLQDEFGPYELLNFTLGPYADELPTTASSGLKGGALAGILVGTIVAAIAVSVFSTVFIMKRRRKQRTISRRSLLSRFSVKVDGVKCFTFDEMAAATRDFDMSAQVGQGGYGKVYRGNLADGTAVAIKRAHEDSLQGSKEFCTEIELLSRLHHRNLVSLVGYCDEEDEQMLVYEFMPNGTLRDHLSAKTERPLSFGQRVHIALGAAKGILYLHTEANPPIFHRDVKASNILLDSKFVAKVADFGLSRLAPVPDIEGTLPAHISTVVKGTPGYLDPEYFLTHKLTERSDVYSLGVVFLELLTGMKPIQHGKNIVREVNIAYHSGDVSGIIDSRMSSYPPECVKRFLSLAIRCCQDETEARPYMADIVRELETIRSMLPEGEDVLSSTSGSGLLMKSMSSSSTTTTTGALYVSSHISGSGQADSGIPSGMVAPR from the exons ATGGCCAACCTTGGAGGCATGCTGTATGCAGTGATCCTGCTTGTTCTGTGCACGTGCTATGTGGATGTCACGAGGGGACAGACAACTGACCCTACTGAAG TGAGCGCTCTCAAGGCAATCAAAAGCAGTCTGGTCGATCCTTCTAATAAGCTTAAGAATTGGGGCAGCGGGGATCCATGCACATCCAATTGGACAGGAATCATCTGTAACAAGATACCAAGCGATTCATATCTTCATGTAACAGAGAT ACAGTTGTTTAAGATGAATCTTTCTGGAACTTTGGCACCAGAGATTGGTCTCCTATCCCAGTTGAAACAATT GGACTTCATGTGGAACAATTTAACTGGTAACATCCCAAAAGAAGTTGGAAATATCACAACACTGAAGCTCAT AACTTTGAATGGTAACCTGTTATCTGGTTCTTTGCCTGAGGAGATCGGTTATCTGAAGAACTTAAACAGATTACAAATAGACGAGAACAACATATCAGGCCCCATACCTAAATCATTTGCTAACTTAACAAGCATTAAACATCT TCACATGAATAATAACTCATTAAGTGGGCAAATCCCATCTGAGTTGTCCGGCTTGCCTGCACTCCTTCATCT CCTTGTTGATAACAATAATTTATCTGGGCCTCTTCCACCAGAATTAGCAGATACGCGTAGTTTGGAAATACT TCAGGCTGATAATAACAACTTCAGTGGAAACTCCATCCCTGCTGAATACAGCAACATACGGACACTTGTAAAGCT GAGTCTAAGGAACTGCAGTTTGCAAGGAGCTGTTCCAGATTTGAGTGCCATACGTAACTTTGGCTACTT GGATCTTAGCTGGAACCAGTTGAACGGATCTATACCGACTAATAGGCTTGCTTCAAATATCACTACAAT TGATTTATCACATAACTTTCTTCAAGGAACTATTCCATCAACCTTCTCAGGGCTACCTAATCTTCAGTTCTT GTCAGTCCATGGGAACCTCATAAATGGCTCTGTTCCACCGACAATTTGGAGTAACATTACTTTTACGGAAAATAGAACCCTTGTTCT GGACTTCCAAAATAACTCCCTTGACGCTATTCCATCTGCATTTGAGCCTCCAGAAGCTGTCACGGTTCT ACTTTATGGAAACCCTGTATGTACGACATCTAATGCAGCACGAGCAGCTAATCTTTGCCAACCTACTTCTGTAAATGAAACAACATCTGGAGAGGGAAAGCAAGTTAGTACGACGTGTACTCCTTGCCCAACAGATCATGAATACAATCCAGCATCCCCTATACCTTGCTTATGTGCTGTGCCTCTGGGAGTTGGATTTCGATTGAAGAGTCCAGCAATATCAGACTTCCTACCGTATAAAGAAGCCTTTGAGAACGACTTAACCTCTCTGCTGGAATTACGTGTTTATCAGCTATACATTGAACGATACATAAGGGAGCCCGGACCAAGGGTGAATACGCATTTAAAGTTATTCCCAAATAATACGAATTTATTCAATATGGCTGAGGTGCTGCGGCTCAGGGAAGTACTTGCTGGATGGCAGATCACTCTACAAGATGAGTTTGGTCCATATGAGCTTCTCAATTTCACACTTGGTCCCTATGCAGATG AACTTCCTACTACGGCGTCATCAGGTTTAAAAGGTGGTGCACTTGCTGGGATTTTGGTAGGGACAATTGTTGCTGCCATTGCAGTATCTGTGTTTTCTACAGTTTTTATAATGAAAAGGCGCAGAAAACAACGGACAATTTCAAGACGGTCAT TACTTTCAAGGTTTTCTGTCAAGGTCGATGGCGTGAAATGCTTCACATTTGACGAAATGGCTGCGGCAACAAGGGATTTCGATATGTCAGCTCAAGTTGGCCAAGGAGGTTATGGAAAAGTTTACAGAGGAAATTTAGCTGATGGAACAGCTGTGGCAATCAAACGCGCGCATGAAGATTCTCTGCAAGGTTCAAAGGAGTTCTGCACAGAAATAGAATTGTTGTCAAGATTACATCATCGTAATTTGGTTTCTCTTGTTGGCTATTGTGATGAAGAAGACGAGCAG ATGCTGGTGTATGAGTTCATGCCCAATGGTACCCTACGTGATCATCTTTCTG CTAAGACTGAAAGACCTCTGAGTTTTGGTCAGAGGGTCCATATTGCGCTTGGTGCTGCAAAAGGAATTCTATATCTACATACCGAGGCAAATCCTCCTATATTTCACCGTGACGTTAAAGCCAGCAATATTCTTCTAGATTCCAAGTTTGTAGCAAAGGTGGCTGACTTTGGTCTTTCGAGGCTTGCTCCAGTGCCTGATATTGAAGGGACTTTGCCAGCTCATATCTCCACTGTTGTTAAGGGCACCCCA GGCTATCTCGATCCAGAATATTTCCTGACTCATAAACTGACGGAAAGAAGTGACGTCTATAGCCTAGGTGTTGTTTTTCTTGAACTATTGACTGGAATGAAGCCAATCCAGCATGGTAAAAACATTGTTAGAGAG GTAAACATCGCTTACCACTCAGGTGATGTTTCTGGGATCATCGACAGCCGGATGTCCTCATACCCTCCGGAATGTGTGAAGAGGTTCCTCTCCCTCGCAATAAGATGCTGCCAGGACGAGACCGAAGCGAGGCCCTACATGGCCGACATTGTTAGAGAGCTCGAGACCATCCGGAGCATGCTGCCCGAGGGGGAGGACGTCCTGTCCTCGACCTCAGGGTCGGGCTTGCTGATGAAGTCCATGTCATCGTCctcgaccaccaccaccaccggggCCCTCTACGTGTCATCGCATATTTCCGGCAGTGGTCAGGCGGACAGTGGCATCCCCTCCGGGATGGTGGCTCCGCGGTAG
- the LOC8055302 gene encoding probable LRR receptor-like serine/threonine-protein kinase At1g06840 isoform X2, with amino-acid sequence MNLSGTLAPEIGLLSQLKQLDFMWNNLTGNIPKEVGNITTLKLITLNGNLLSGSLPEEIGYLKNLNRLQIDENNISGPIPKSFANLTSIKHLHMNNNSLSGQIPSELSGLPALLHLLVDNNNLSGPLPPELADTRSLEILQADNNNFSGNSIPAEYSNIRTLVKLSLRNCSLQGAVPDLSAIRNFGYLDLSWNQLNGSIPTNRLASNITTIDLSHNFLQGTIPSTFSGLPNLQFLSVHGNLINGSVPPTIWSNITFTENRTLVLDFQNNSLDAIPSAFEPPEAVTVLLYGNPVCTTSNAARAANLCQPTSVNETTSGEGKQVSTTCTPCPTDHEYNPASPIPCLCAVPLGVGFRLKSPAISDFLPYKEAFENDLTSLLELRVYQLYIERYIREPGPRVNTHLKLFPNNTNLFNMAEVLRLREVLAGWQITLQDEFGPYELLNFTLGPYADELPTTASSGLKGGALAGILVGTIVAAIAVSVFSTVFIMKRRRKQRTISRRSLLSRFSVKVDGVKCFTFDEMAAATRDFDMSAQVGQGGYGKVYRGNLADGTAVAIKRAHEDSLQGSKEFCTEIELLSRLHHRNLVSLVGYCDEEDEQMLVYEFMPNGTLRDHLSAKTERPLSFGQRVHIALGAAKGILYLHTEANPPIFHRDVKASNILLDSKFVAKVADFGLSRLAPVPDIEGTLPAHISTVVKGTPGYLDPEYFLTHKLTERSDVYSLGVVFLELLTGMKPIQHGKNIVREVNIAYHSGDVSGIIDSRMSSYPPECVKRFLSLAIRCCQDETEARPYMADIVRELETIRSMLPEGEDVLSSTSGSGLLMKSMSSSSTTTTTGALYVSSHISGSGQADSGIPSGMVAPR; translated from the exons ATGAATCTTTCTGGAACTTTGGCACCAGAGATTGGTCTCCTATCCCAGTTGAAACAATT GGACTTCATGTGGAACAATTTAACTGGTAACATCCCAAAAGAAGTTGGAAATATCACAACACTGAAGCTCAT AACTTTGAATGGTAACCTGTTATCTGGTTCTTTGCCTGAGGAGATCGGTTATCTGAAGAACTTAAACAGATTACAAATAGACGAGAACAACATATCAGGCCCCATACCTAAATCATTTGCTAACTTAACAAGCATTAAACATCT TCACATGAATAATAACTCATTAAGTGGGCAAATCCCATCTGAGTTGTCCGGCTTGCCTGCACTCCTTCATCT CCTTGTTGATAACAATAATTTATCTGGGCCTCTTCCACCAGAATTAGCAGATACGCGTAGTTTGGAAATACT TCAGGCTGATAATAACAACTTCAGTGGAAACTCCATCCCTGCTGAATACAGCAACATACGGACACTTGTAAAGCT GAGTCTAAGGAACTGCAGTTTGCAAGGAGCTGTTCCAGATTTGAGTGCCATACGTAACTTTGGCTACTT GGATCTTAGCTGGAACCAGTTGAACGGATCTATACCGACTAATAGGCTTGCTTCAAATATCACTACAAT TGATTTATCACATAACTTTCTTCAAGGAACTATTCCATCAACCTTCTCAGGGCTACCTAATCTTCAGTTCTT GTCAGTCCATGGGAACCTCATAAATGGCTCTGTTCCACCGACAATTTGGAGTAACATTACTTTTACGGAAAATAGAACCCTTGTTCT GGACTTCCAAAATAACTCCCTTGACGCTATTCCATCTGCATTTGAGCCTCCAGAAGCTGTCACGGTTCT ACTTTATGGAAACCCTGTATGTACGACATCTAATGCAGCACGAGCAGCTAATCTTTGCCAACCTACTTCTGTAAATGAAACAACATCTGGAGAGGGAAAGCAAGTTAGTACGACGTGTACTCCTTGCCCAACAGATCATGAATACAATCCAGCATCCCCTATACCTTGCTTATGTGCTGTGCCTCTGGGAGTTGGATTTCGATTGAAGAGTCCAGCAATATCAGACTTCCTACCGTATAAAGAAGCCTTTGAGAACGACTTAACCTCTCTGCTGGAATTACGTGTTTATCAGCTATACATTGAACGATACATAAGGGAGCCCGGACCAAGGGTGAATACGCATTTAAAGTTATTCCCAAATAATACGAATTTATTCAATATGGCTGAGGTGCTGCGGCTCAGGGAAGTACTTGCTGGATGGCAGATCACTCTACAAGATGAGTTTGGTCCATATGAGCTTCTCAATTTCACACTTGGTCCCTATGCAGATG AACTTCCTACTACGGCGTCATCAGGTTTAAAAGGTGGTGCACTTGCTGGGATTTTGGTAGGGACAATTGTTGCTGCCATTGCAGTATCTGTGTTTTCTACAGTTTTTATAATGAAAAGGCGCAGAAAACAACGGACAATTTCAAGACGGTCAT TACTTTCAAGGTTTTCTGTCAAGGTCGATGGCGTGAAATGCTTCACATTTGACGAAATGGCTGCGGCAACAAGGGATTTCGATATGTCAGCTCAAGTTGGCCAAGGAGGTTATGGAAAAGTTTACAGAGGAAATTTAGCTGATGGAACAGCTGTGGCAATCAAACGCGCGCATGAAGATTCTCTGCAAGGTTCAAAGGAGTTCTGCACAGAAATAGAATTGTTGTCAAGATTACATCATCGTAATTTGGTTTCTCTTGTTGGCTATTGTGATGAAGAAGACGAGCAG ATGCTGGTGTATGAGTTCATGCCCAATGGTACCCTACGTGATCATCTTTCTG CTAAGACTGAAAGACCTCTGAGTTTTGGTCAGAGGGTCCATATTGCGCTTGGTGCTGCAAAAGGAATTCTATATCTACATACCGAGGCAAATCCTCCTATATTTCACCGTGACGTTAAAGCCAGCAATATTCTTCTAGATTCCAAGTTTGTAGCAAAGGTGGCTGACTTTGGTCTTTCGAGGCTTGCTCCAGTGCCTGATATTGAAGGGACTTTGCCAGCTCATATCTCCACTGTTGTTAAGGGCACCCCA GGCTATCTCGATCCAGAATATTTCCTGACTCATAAACTGACGGAAAGAAGTGACGTCTATAGCCTAGGTGTTGTTTTTCTTGAACTATTGACTGGAATGAAGCCAATCCAGCATGGTAAAAACATTGTTAGAGAG GTAAACATCGCTTACCACTCAGGTGATGTTTCTGGGATCATCGACAGCCGGATGTCCTCATACCCTCCGGAATGTGTGAAGAGGTTCCTCTCCCTCGCAATAAGATGCTGCCAGGACGAGACCGAAGCGAGGCCCTACATGGCCGACATTGTTAGAGAGCTCGAGACCATCCGGAGCATGCTGCCCGAGGGGGAGGACGTCCTGTCCTCGACCTCAGGGTCGGGCTTGCTGATGAAGTCCATGTCATCGTCctcgaccaccaccaccaccggggCCCTCTACGTGTCATCGCATATTTCCGGCAGTGGTCAGGCGGACAGTGGCATCCCCTCCGGGATGGTGGCTCCGCGGTAG